From a region of the Candidatus Paceibacterota bacterium genome:
- a CDS encoding DDE-type integrase/transposase/recombinase has product MNFEQLKNLEMLTPYYENGQVGIDFVAAHLNITDRHARRILKNKIFGQTKREAWNRYGEDIRQFIIEQKKDYPHHNCQWISEIASDRFAIKISQSTVWRILRTAGMFNLRNVNRTARERFEAEESGDIVQMDTTWGYWLGERKLCLILLLDDHSRYILDHQFTRHDSAANNMALIRRVVERYGSFKLLYTDNASFFKVIRHNKSAWQIHNQSEYETDITRACRDVGIVHVTHKPYQPQGKGKIERLFRFIQERFIDDLDSDELPLWLINKKFKEWVEWYNSRHINRTTHQTPKERFSPKGFKPLSKEKNLDDIFCFKDTRKVDKCNQFSYAGSIYTIPKDKCMVACSVDLNINPDKSVRVWHNSDFICELPTISKD; this is encoded by the coding sequence ATGAACTTTGAACAGCTTAAGAATTTGGAAATGCTCACGCCCTATTATGAGAACGGCCAAGTCGGAATCGATTTTGTCGCAGCTCATCTGAACATAACCGATCGACACGCAAGAAGGATTTTAAAGAATAAGATCTTCGGTCAAACCAAAAGAGAGGCATGGAATAGATACGGGGAAGATATACGGCAATTCATAATAGAACAGAAGAAAGACTATCCTCATCACAATTGCCAATGGATATCCGAGATCGCTTCAGATCGGTTTGCTATCAAGATATCCCAATCCACGGTTTGGAGGATCCTAAGAACAGCAGGAATGTTCAATCTCAGAAATGTTAACCGAACTGCGAGGGAACGGTTTGAAGCTGAAGAATCCGGAGATATCGTACAGATGGACACTACTTGGGGTTATTGGCTGGGAGAGAGGAAACTTTGCTTGATACTTTTATTGGATGATCATTCCAGATACATTCTTGATCATCAATTTACCAGGCATGATTCTGCAGCCAATAATATGGCCTTGATCAGAAGAGTGGTTGAGAGATATGGCTCTTTCAAGCTTCTTTACACTGATAATGCCAGCTTCTTCAAGGTTATCAGACACAACAAAAGCGCATGGCAAATTCATAATCAAAGCGAATATGAAACCGATATTACCAGAGCTTGCAGGGATGTCGGGATTGTCCATGTTACGCATAAACCCTATCAGCCGCAAGGGAAAGGAAAAATAGAAAGATTATTCAGATTCATTCAAGAAAGATTCATTGATGATCTTGATTCCGATGAGCTGCCATTATGGCTTATCAACAAGAAATTCAAGGAATGGGTCGAGTGGTACAATTCCAGACATATCAATCGCACCACGCATCAAACGCCGAAAGAGCGGTTCAGTCCCAAAGGATTCAAACCGCTCTCCAAAGAGAAGAATCTCGACGATATCTTCTGCTTCAAGGATACCAGAAAAGTTGATAAATGCAATCAGTTCAGCTATGCAGGATCGATCTATACGATTCCCAAGGATAAATGCATGGTTGCCTGCTCCGTTGATCTGAACATCAACCCTGATAAGTCGGTCAGGGTTTGGCATAATAGCGATTTTATCTGCGAACTGCCTACGATCTCAAAAGATTAA
- a CDS encoding DUF4145 domain-containing protein → MLTDELLDKYILEHYTDVSNDFDDNDHLTGFCGQCKKTVGFQIIERQVAMCNARHTPYRSTYTSDFIPPYSIYFRCPSCKLFKIWIVFERRMNEEKLIGDEKEIRSVRHIFRVTSLPNEGTQDIPELPENPVSLRKAYIEAIRCMDANCFLASAAMFRRALQIITRDILGAKPANLANEIKSLIGTKNKLGITLTNDFSENSYIIKECGNQGAHPDVDPDLLDFAPEDSRNLYNIFLEIVSDLFVAPVAAKKAKEDLLSKRKLIN, encoded by the coding sequence ATGTTAACAGATGAATTGCTCGATAAATATATTTTGGAACATTACACCGATGTTTCTAATGACTTTGATGATAATGATCATCTGACTGGTTTTTGCGGCCAATGTAAAAAAACTGTCGGTTTTCAAATTATTGAGCGCCAAGTTGCAATGTGCAATGCAAGGCACACGCCGTATAGATCAACCTATACAAGTGATTTTATCCCGCCATATTCAATATATTTTCGTTGTCCAAGTTGCAAGCTTTTTAAGATTTGGATTGTTTTCGAAAGAAGGATGAATGAGGAAAAACTTATAGGCGATGAAAAGGAAATACGTTCAGTGCGGCACATTTTCAGGGTAACTTCCTTGCCTAACGAAGGAACGCAGGACATTCCTGAGTTGCCAGAAAATCCTGTGTCATTAAGAAAGGCGTATATAGAGGCAATTAGATGCATGGATGCAAATTGTTTTCTTGCCTCAGCTGCTATGTTTAGAAGAGCATTGCAAATTATAACTAGGGATATTTTAGGTGCAAAACCTGCTAATTTAGCAAATGAAATTAAGTCACTTATAGGTACTAAGAATAAACTCGGAATAACACTAACGAATGATTTCTCCGAAAATAGTTACATTATCAAGGAATGTGGCAATCAAGGGGCTCATCCTGATGTCGATCCCGACTTATTAGATTTCGCACCAGAGGATTCTCGCAATCTTTACAATATCTTTCTCGAAATAGTCAGTGATCTTTTTGTTGCGCCTGTCGCTGCGAAAAAGGCAAAAGAAGACTTGCTGAGTAAGAGAAAATTAATAAATTAA
- a CDS encoding methyltransferase domain-containing protein: MIDTLTEQREYWNRNENTEEYEKNNFSIFSDTKARRHILSRLDMVLKDPHSIVADLGCGPGHILPYLSERCSVVVKIDYAENMLKEAQKRNSNLTNIVYRVGDMRKLNEWYGKFDVVVATNSILPGSILEADAMIKEIYRSLKDGGEFVAVMASIETSNYLARLQFERLIGEGLSEAEAVEKIRKEYEEVKKFDGIFGFMRDGPDNLVQKYFYRDEIMFMMRKAGFKLKSIGKVRYSWEHCRKYGYDYFPDHDEIYDWLVMAIK; the protein is encoded by the coding sequence TTGATCGATACATTAACAGAACAGAGAGAATATTGGAACAGGAATGAGAACACCGAAGAATATGAAAAGAACAATTTCAGCATTTTCAGCGATACAAAAGCCAGAAGGCACATTCTTTCGCGCCTCGACATGGTCCTCAAGGATCCCCATTCCATAGTCGCAGATCTGGGATGCGGTCCGGGGCACATCCTTCCATATTTATCGGAAAGATGCAGCGTCGTGGTCAAGATCGACTATGCGGAAAATATGCTGAAGGAGGCACAGAAGCGGAATTCGAATTTGACGAATATCGTGTATCGCGTGGGCGACATGCGAAAACTGAATGAATGGTATGGCAAATTCGATGTGGTTGTCGCGACGAATTCAATTCTGCCCGGTTCCATTTTGGAAGCGGACGCGATGATCAAAGAGATCTATCGGTCGCTGAAAGACGGCGGAGAATTTGTGGCTGTCATGGCTTCGATCGAAACTTCGAACTATCTGGCAAGATTGCAATTTGAGAGATTGATAGGCGAGGGACTGTCTGAAGCTGAAGCTGTCGAAAAGATCCGAAAGGAATATGAGGAAGTGAAGAAATTCGATGGCATTTTCGGATTCATGAGGGATGGGCCGGATAATCTGGTTCAGAAGTATTTCTATAGAGATGAAATTATGTTCATGATGAGGAAGGCCGGATTCAAGCTGAAGTCGATCGGGAAAGTGCGATATAGCTGGGAACATTGCAGAAAATATGGCTACGACTATTTTCCGGATCATGACGAAATTTATGACTGGCTGGTCATGGCAATCAAATAA